The Rhododendron vialii isolate Sample 1 chromosome 6a, ASM3025357v1 genome includes a window with the following:
- the LOC131330345 gene encoding putative protein FAR1-RELATED SEQUENCE 10, with product MATKSLNNIWIRRQQCPCGDWKCYIKYEGDDQTAIGSQLVKSETSLLSPAEVVFTPYVGQIFKSDDEAFEYYSNFARKNGFSIRKARSTESQNLGVYRRDFVCYRSGFNQPRKKVNVEHPRDRKSVRCGCDAKLYLTKEIIDGVTQWYISQFSNVHNHELLEDDQVRLLPAYRKIQEADQECILLLSKAGFPVNRIVKVLEIERGVQPGQLPFIEKDVRNFIRTCKKTVQENDVLLTEKRENDLLELLEACKDKAEMDEGFVFNFTTDEHGKVENIAWSYGDAVRVFAVFGDVVTFDTNYRSLTYNLLLGVWFGIDNHGKAIFLGSVLLQDESAQSFSWALQTFVRFMRGRRPQTIVTDIDSGLRDAIAIDLPNTKHVISIWQILSKLSSWFSLPLGVQYEEFKSEFDTLCHMENIEDFEHQWNHLVARFGLGSDKHIALLFSYRASWPFSYTRGYFLARTVRPEYSKSVDAFLKGIVSAQACLKVMFEQIGSGANFGYDYRGELQYMPTKTCLPIEEHARGILTPYAFNVLQHEIMLSMQYAATDMGNGSFLVRHYKKMEGESLVFWMPEDEQVHCSCKEFEHSGILCRHSVRVLVLKNYFQIPEKYFPPRWRRESCLVHVDDPITQFSNDECSQVFHSLTATLFAESLISKERFCYVNRELSQILQNVQNMPSNNEVAMNLAPNNANEL from the exons atgGCAACAAAGTCGTTGAACAACATTTGGATTCGACGACAGCAGTGCCCTTGTGGAGACTGGAAGTGTTATATCAAGTACGAAGGAGACGATCAAACAGCAATAGGTTCTCAACTAGTGAAGAGCGAGACATCATTGTTGTCGCCCGCAGAGGTTGTTTTCACTCCTTATGTTGGTCAGATATTCAAAAGTGATGATGAAGCATTTGAGTACTATAGCAACTTTGCAAGGAAAAATGGGTTTTCAATTAGGAAGGCACGCTCGACAGAAAGCCAAAATCTAGGGGTCTATAGAAGAGATTTTGTTTGTTACCGTTCCGGTTTTAACCAGCCTAGGAAAAAGGTCAATGTGGAGCACCCCAGGGATCGAAAATCGGTACGGTGTGGATGTGATGCAAAATTGTATTTGACTAAAGAAATCATTGATGGTGTCACACAATGGTACATTTCACAGTTCAGTAATGTCCATAACCATGAGTTATTGGAAGATGACCAAGTGCGTCTGCTTCCTGCCTATAGGAAAATACAAGAAGCTGATCAAGAATGCATTCTTTTGCTTTCCAAAGCTGGGTTTCCTGTAAATCGTATCGTGAAGGTGTTGGAAATAGAAAGGGGAGTTCAACCGGGACAGTTGCCCTTTATAGAGAAAGATGTTAGGAATTTTATTAGGACTTGTAAGAAAACAGTTCAAGAAAATGATGTGTTGCTCactgagaaaagagaaaatgatCTGTTGGAACTTCTTGAGGCTTGCAAGGATAAGGCGGAGATGGATGAaggatttgttttcaattttacaACAGATGAACACGGTAAAGTTGAGAACATTGCATGGTCATATGGGGATGCTGTCCGTGTATTTGCTGTCTTTGGTGATGTTGTAACCTTTGACACCAATTATCGCTCTCTCACTTATAATCTGCTTCTtggtgtgtggtttggcatTGACAATCATGGCAAGGCGATTTTCCTTGGGTCTGTTCTGCTACAAGATGAAAGTGCTCAGTCATTTTCTTGGGCATTACAG aCATTTGTACGATTCATGAGAGGAAGGAGACCTCAGACGATTGTAACTGATATTGATTCGGGGCTCAGAGATGCGATAGCAATTGACTTGCCAAATACTAAACATGTTATCAGTATATGGCAGATCCTTTCCAAATTATCTAGTTGGTTCTCTTTGCCACTTGGGGTGCAGTATGAAGAATTCAAATCTGAGTTTGATACTTTGTGTCATATGGAGAACATTGAGGATTTTGAACACCAGTGGAACCATCTGGTTGCTCGATTCGGACTTGGTTCAGATAAACACATAGCTCTACTCTTTTCTTATCGAGCATCTTGGCCTTTTTCCTATACTAGAGGTTACTTTCTAGCTCGCACTGTAAGACCCGAGTATTCAAAATCAGTGGACGCATTCTTGAAGGGCATCGTGTCTGCACAAGCATGCTTGAAAGTCATGTTTGAACAG ATTGGTTCTGGTGCCAACTTTGGATATGATTACCGGGGAGAGCTGCAGTATATGCCCACTAAAACTTGCCTTCCTATTGAAGAACACGCACGCGGTATATTAACTCCTTATGCCTTCAATGTGTTACAACATGAAATCATGCTGTCTATGCAGTATGCGGCAACGGACATGGGTAATGGTTCATTTTTAGTgaggcactacaagaaaatggaaGGAGAATCTCTTGTGTTTTGGATGCCAGAAGACGAGCAGGTTCACTGCTCTTGTAAAGAGTTTGAGCATTCTGGCATATTATGCAGACATTCTGTACGAGTGCTTGTACTGAAGAACTACTTTCAAATCCCAGAAAAGTATTTTCCACCAAGATGGAGACGTGAGAGTTGCTTAGTTCATGTCGATGATCCAATCACTCAATTCAGCAATGATGAGTGTTCTCAAGTCTTTCATTCCCTTACCGCGACTCTTTTTGCAGAATCATTGATTTCAAAGGAACGTTTTTGTTATGTTAATAGAGAACTTTCGCAGATTCTTCAGAATGTTCAAAACATGCCATCTAACAATGAAGTTGCTATGAATTTGGCACCTAACAATGCCAATGAATTGTAG
- the LOC131329152 gene encoding uncharacterized protein LOC131329152, which translates to MPYMDQIQQNNIQILGQLITQFQFPKKPIQILLSISAFSILLSLSPFFPLFSSCIAAFSSRIFTYTTDRNYIFLFCNGLLAFLIKNSSAVDADQDHRKSAHEKTELVREEVVEFKEEKGKENNTLTSQDENEEEVEEFIDEEEEEEGEELMSAEELNKKCEEFIRKMREGIKIEAQN; encoded by the coding sequence ATGCCATACATGGATCAAATCCAGCAAAACAACATTCAAATACTGGGCCAATTGATCACCCAATTCCAATTCCCAAAGAAACCCATCCAAATCCTCCTCTCCATCTCTGCATTCTCCATCCTGCTTTCTCTCTCCCCATTTTTTCCCCTGTTCAGCAGTTGCATCGCCGCATTTTCCTCCCGAATCTTTACCTACACCACCGACAGGAACTACATATTCCTCTTCTGCAATGGACTTCTAGCTTTCTTGATCAAAAACTCCTCCGCTGTCGACGCCGATCAAGACCACCGGAAATCAGCTCATGAGAAGACAGAATTGGTTAGAGAAGAAGTTGTGGAAtttaaagaagagaaaggaaaggaaaataacacGTTGACTTCACAagatgaaaatgaagaagaagtagaagagtttattgatgaagaagaagaagaagagggagaggagTTGATGAGTGCAGAGGAGCTGAACAAGAAATGTGAAGAGTTTATAAGGAAGATGAGAGAAGGGATCAAAATTGAAGCCCAAAATTAA